TCGTTGAGGACGGCGGTCCAGATGTCGAAGTGATCGGGAATCCAGCCGGTACCTGACACGGCGGTTGTGCACCCGATCGACGTGTGATGGCGAGGCTTGATACCGCGCCTGAGAGACTCAAGGGTCTTTGCCCATGCTGTGTCCACAGATGTCGATGAAGTGTCGGCTTTGGCGACCCCAGTGGGCCAGGCGAATCCCATCAACACGGCCGTGATTACTGCGACGAGACCTAGCGTCAGGTTGCGAGCAACTGCCGGCTGACTGAAGGGGACGTACTTCCAGAGCGTCCATGCGATCCCGATTCCGGCCACGGCGATTCCGGCCGGGCGTACCCAGTCGGGAGCGTTGACGGCTCCGCTCAGAACTGCTGAGCCTACGCCGACCGTGTTGAGGCCGATGTTCGACAGAAGGAGCGTGCGCTCCAAACCAGTTGTCATGGAGCTGGTTTAGCCCAGTCGGAGTCCCCGTATTCCGCTGGCGGGAAATCAGTGACAATTTTGTCATCGATCATAATGTAATTAAATCGTACAGGCTGAAATAGGGCCGACTGTGAGAGCTGAGGTAGAAGCGGAACAGGGCCGCGATGCAGCATCCCCGAAGAGTCCTGTTCTGTGGTCGGCGCGGGCGGTGCGGTGCGGTGCGGCTTCCGGCGCCGGCATGAGACGGGGAGAGGGTCGTGCTGATCGGCTGCGGCGCCCAGTGCCCGCGCCCGGTAGTCTGTACCCGCTCCAGCCCAGGTGGGCCGGGGCGCAGGTGGGTTGCCCGAGCGGCCTAAGGGAACGGTCTTGAAAACCGTCGTGGCGCGAGTCACCGTGGGTTCAAATCCCACACCCACCGCATGGGAACGGCCCCTGACCAGGTGAGACGGTCGGGGGCCGTTGTGTTGCACGTCGGCCGTGGTTGGCCGCCCGCGCCTGCTCGTCTCTGCTACCGGCGCTTGTCGCGTCGGACGCCCTTGATCCAGTCTCGAACCCCGAGCATGTCCACCACCAAGGACACCGCGCCCAACGCGCGGGACAGTAGTGATGCTGACAGCTCTCCCATGGCTCCCCCCCCGTGATCGGTAGGACATCGTACGTTTGAGCCCCGGCTCCGGCGGTCCTTCGGGCGGCTTGTTCAAATGCCGCCGCGTGAACGGTTGGAGGAAGGGGCGCCCTCCCGAGGGGGCGCCCCTTTTGTGCGCCGGGGATGGGGGCGGTGTGTGGCTTCGGTGGTGGGACTGGGTAGGGCTGAGGGCGTCCCGGGCGGTTCTACCGAGGGTGGCGGCGAGCGTGGAGCGTACGACTCGGATCGGAGTCACCGGGCACCGGGACCTCCCCGAGCCGGTGTTGGAGTGCGTGAGTACGGGGATCCTCGACGAGTTCTCCCGGCAGGCCGCGAGCGGGCCCGTCGAGGCGTTCAGTGCCCTGGCCGCCGGGGCCGACCAGCTCTTCGCCGACCTCGCCTTGCGCAGCGGGATCCGCCTCACCGCCGTCATCCCCGGCACGGACTACGAGCGGCACCTGGGCGGGCCGGAGACCCGCCTCACCTTCCGCCGGCTGCTGGACGCCTGCGCCGACCGGGTCGACCTCCCGGTCGAACGCACCCGCGAGGAGGCCTACGCGGCTGCCGGTCGCTGGATCGTCGATCACACGGACCGACTCGTGGCCGTATGGGACGGTGAGCCCGCCCGGGGCGTCGGAGGCACCGGCGACATCGTCGCCTACGCGAGCCGCGTGGGCGTACCGGTGCGGGTGCTCTGGCGGCCGGGGGCGCGGAGGCCCTGAGTCGACGACCACTCGGACCCCGTCCAGCCGGTCCACCCGGATCCCGTCCAGCCGGTCCACCCGGATCCCGTCCAGCCGGTCACCCGGATTCCAGCCAGTCGGTCACCGGGATCCCATCCAGACCGTCACCCAGGACCACCCACCGCCGACCCCTCACCCCCCGAACCGCGCCAGCCAGTCCGTGTGCTGCGGCAGCATCAAGTGCTCTGTCTCGGCGACCGCCTGGGGCCAGCGGTCCTCCGTCACGCTCTGGGCCAGGACGGCCCGTTGCGTCTCCAGGCCCTCCCGGACCAAGGCGTGGGCGAAGGAGAGCGGGTGGTGGCGGCGGGTCTCCAGCCAGGCCACGCCGGTCGCGGCCGACGCGGCGAGCAGGCCGCTGAGGTCCCAGCCGGAGCCGAGGCCGGCGCTTCTAACCACCGCGGCGGTCAGGGCCAGCAGGGTCAGCAGTGCGGTCAGTGCGGACCAGAGGGCGGCGGAACGCCGTGCCTGGACGGCTCGGCCGCCGTACCAACTGAGCTGGTCGAGCACGCGGTCCCGCAGGTAGATGTCCTTCCGGACGGCGAACGGCTTGTCGCGTACCGCCCGCATGGCGCGTGTTATCTGGGGGTGACGCGGATCGTCCGGCTCGTGCCGACTGGCCGGATCCCACAAGGTGTACCTGGAAGAAGCAGGGCCAGGGCCAGCAGCAGCGTTAAGGCCAGCGCCCGCACCCGAGAGCCAGCCCGGTGCCGGTTCCTTCCATCCCACGCGTCGCAGCGCCCGCAGGTGTTCCTCCAGTTGCTGGTTGAACAGGCCGTCCGGATCGCGTACCCCGGAGTGGAACGGACCGCCGTGCACCATGTACTGCCAGGCCAGTGACTTGACGGTCTCCGCGGCGTCGCGGTGTGCCTGCCAGTGGGCGCGGGCCCGGCGGCGCTGGATGACCACCCCGGTGGCCACGGTGAGCCCGTAGAGCAGGGCCGACACGGCGGTCAGGACATGGCTGCCGAAGTGGTCGGCCAGGGTGGCGAAGACGGTCGCCACGAGCAGAAGCGCCAGCTGGGTCATGGTGGCCCGGAACGCCTCGCTCTGCCGGTTCAGTGCCCACTGGTCGTTGGAACGGAACAATGGCGGAAGATCGTCGTTCCCTATCGTCGCGCGCGGCCCCGGGATGTTCTGCCCGGGTGAGGTTGCCGCCATGGGTCACCTCGCCATGAAGAGGGGAAGACTCATGGTGACTTGGACTTGACCGGGTGCCAACACCGCCTCGAAGGGGAGGACTTGCGGCCAGGGACGACCAGATCAAGCCGCACACGAGCCAACGGGCCCACGCGCGCTGGTCCTTGGTTGATCTGTGTGCTTCCCTGAGATGAGAACTGCACAGCGCCAGCTGAACGAGAACTGCACAGCGCCACCTCTTCCGCGACTGGGCGTCCGGG
Above is a window of Streptomyces griseorubiginosus DNA encoding:
- a CDS encoding DUF4231 domain-containing protein — its product is MFRSNDQWALNRQSEAFRATMTQLALLLVATVFATLADHFGSHVLTAVSALLYGLTVATGVVIQRRRARAHWQAHRDAAETVKSLAWQYMVHGGPFHSGVRDPDGLFNQQLEEHLRALRRVGWKEPAPGWLSGAGAGLNAAAGPGPASSRYTLWDPASRHEPDDPRHPQITRAMRAVRDKPFAVRKDIYLRDRVLDQLSWYGGRAVQARRSAALWSALTALLTLLALTAAVVRSAGLGSGWDLSGLLAASAATGVAWLETRRHHPLSFAHALVREGLETQRAVLAQSVTEDRWPQAVAETEHLMLPQHTDWLARFGG